One region of Diabrotica undecimpunctata isolate CICGRU chromosome 6, icDiaUnde3, whole genome shotgun sequence genomic DNA includes:
- the nahoda gene encoding uncharacterized protein nahoda isoform X4, which produces MGPISRPVGVFCLVQVLCFWTVYVQGHVALTFPPARKYDLDFLDSSRTKPPCGMPKGNIKTSLLEGSKFNVTWHLGYPHRGGFRIQLLDFLERPVLDLTPTIQGSEFVSNDATAQSFQVQLPHQFNCENCTLRLIRQALEWGESYKFWSCADVDILPRRKFRETCSGHGKNLVGRCKCDRLYYGEICQYRDECVENSDCGEHGKCIDVGGTVFPKQQCYCQLGWYGPGCIKRSAVRTTEIDFELYTEKQLSPTFRLYWRILKEHNELEAILVVNGTSYAAIGWRPRSLTKSCKNFPLIGPVATLNSDRSKAEPKPKSEPEPKSEPEPTSIPEPKSEPEPKSNVEPKTKPEPKTVPEPKSEPEPKSEPEPKSEPEPKSEPEPEPTTTQQPSKYRKSLYSRRSASQSPALRRALPVSDVVETSVSFQVSRKQGRRRRDVETVPEPTTEQETTQEATTVPSAEPDLTPAPEPEPKSEPVPSPEPTTVKPKSEPRARLDLKPKLRPQPKALTDNKPKPTPTSTPEPKSEPEPKSEPEPTSVPEPKSEPEPKSEPEPKSTPEPSSVPEPKSEPEPSSVPEPKSEPEPKSKPEPSSVPEPKSEPEPKSEPEPKSEPEPKSEPEPKSEPEPKSEPEPKSEPEPKSEPEPKSEPEPKSVPEPSSNTEKLSKIQVSTVGSSAGPEKEEHLNPYTPRHDFNPMDCTDIIIGSARGNNSRIADYYTRDRSTPRMDSFWGGKNDLTTAMGFEKDGVTTILFRRKLDSKEPTDHAIENDLMHVIFAQGQEPGKYIHVPKSGVESAEAKIKDFYKPDELKYHGHKEQRGVVSLNFFDEKKMIEPAGVIATSDTAENRDCGGIWKIPRHCNPDNYTCEYSAKWELIPRKDTIRFTITTKHIDTWTGIGFSHNEKMSQTDAILGWVDKAGRPFLMDTWINGYSLPLLDASQNIFNTSGKIVNGVTTLSFARKRISDDPKDLSFADDTCLFMMFPTRGGAFNSVNKKIRKHEVTPTVSTEKICIRSCGNDDSLDEYLTTTEVPLLDHSMNVKLIEQDENFEIPKVVTIQYEELPNSIPITKIKDDSFDEYLTTTEAPGLGYSMKVKLVELGENFEIPKQGTIQYEDLSNSIEESFKPVFNRLPGYRRLHIEQINSDQNNLVATINLQLKKPSAEEGRFLTEDTSEIDEKVHKLLQESVGSGRVGNLKLDPQFLVFEPQSITTNLITDASPSSDNFFNLTEAKLYIVLGCIAALVIVAIVQAGCTIYKARSRSSANHKRVYNVQLDYPVNYQNGNFHRHW; this is translated from the exons GGAGGGTTTAGAATTCAATTATTAGACTTCTTAGAGAGGCCAGTATTAGACTTGACACCAACGATACAAGGTTCCGAATTTGTATCGAATGATGCCAC agCTCAATCCTTTCAAGTGCAGTTGCCACACCAATTCAACTGTGAGAATTGTACATTAAGACTGATACGACAAGCCCTTGAGTGGGGAGAAAGTTATAAGTTCTGGTCATGTGCAGATGTTGATATATTGCCAA GAAGAAAATTTAGGGAGACATGTAGCGGCCATGGTAAAAATCTAGTCGGAAGGTGTAAATGTGATAGACTTTATTATGGAGAGATCTGCCAGTACAGAGACGAGTGCGTCGAGAATAGTGATTGCGGAGAACATGGCAAATGTATCGATGTTGGTGGAACCGTTTTTCCAAAGCAGCAATGTTATTGCCAGTTGGGGTGGTATGGACCAGGTTGTATTAAAC GTTCTGCAGTTAGAACAACAGAAATCGACTTCGAACTATACACAGAAAAACAACTAAGCCCAACGTTCCGCCTTTATTGGAGGATTCTAAAAGAACACAACGAGCTTGAAGCTATATTGGTGGTTAATGGCACAAGTTACGCTGCCATAGGTTGGAGACCAAGATCCCTTACCAAGAGCTGTAAAAATTTTCCACTTATCGGACCTGTTGCCACTTTGAACTCGGATCGCTCAAAAGCAGAACCAAAACCCAAAAGTGAGCCTGAACCGAAAAGCGAACCAGAACCTACGAGCATACCAGAGCCCAAAAGTGAACCAGAGCCTAAGAGCAATGTTGAACCCAAAACAAAACCTGAGCCTAAGACAGTACCGGAACCTAAGAGTGAGCCGGAACCAAAAAGTGAACCTGAGCCCAAGAGCGAACCTGAACCAAAGAGTGAGCCCGAACCGGAGCCGACAACCACTCAGCAACCATCTAAATACAGAAAATCGCTTTACTCTAGACGATCCGCTTCTCAATCTCCAGCTTTGCGACGCGCTCTCCCAGTCAGCGATGTTGTAGAGACTAGTGTCTCATTTCAAGTCAGTAGAAAGCAAG gTCGTAGGAGAAGGGATGTTG AAACTGTACCAGAACCTACTACCGAACAAGAAACAACGCAAGAGGCAACAACTGTACCTTCTGCAGAACCAGATCTCACTCCTGCACCTGAACCCGAACCCAAATCAGAACCTGTTCCATCACCCGAACCTACTACCGTTAAACCTAAATCTGAACCAAGAGCGAGGTTGGATCTCAAGCCTAAACTGAGGCCTCAACCAAAAGCTCTTACCGACAACAAACCCAAACCGACTCCCACTTCAACACCAGAACCCAAATCTGAACCCGAACCTAAATCTGAACCTGAACCTACTTCAGTACCAGAACCAAAATCAGAGCCAGAACCTAAATCTGAACCAGAACCTAAATCTACACCTGAACCTTCTTCAGTACCAGAACCTAAATCTGAACCTGAACCTTCTTCCGTGCCAGAACCTAAATCAGAACCAGAACCCAAATCTAAACCTGAGCCTTCTTCAGTTCCAGAACCCAAATCTGAACCAGAACCCAAATCTGAACCAGAACCCAAATCTGAACCAGAACCTAAATCAGAACCTGAACCTAAATCCGAACCTGAACCTAAATCCGAACCCGAACCTAAATCCGAACCAGAACCTAAGTCCGAACCTGAACCTAAGTCTGAGCCCGAACCCAAATCTGTACCCGAACCAAGCTCTAATACCGAAAAACTTTCCAAAATTCAAGTTTCAACCGTTGGAAGTAGTGCAG GGCCCGAAAAAGAAGAGCATCTTAATCCTTACACACCGCGTCATGATTTTAATCCCATGGACTGCACTGATATCATTATTGGAAGTGCAAGAGGAAATAACAGTAGAATTGCCGATTATTACACCAGAGATCGGTCAACTCCCAGAATGGACTCCTTTTGGGGAGGCAAAAATGATCTTACCACTGCTATGGGATTTGAAAAG GATGGTGTGACTACAATTCTCTTTAGAAGAAAGCTGGACTCCAAAGAACCTACAGATCATGCCATTGAAAATGACTTAATGCACGTCATTTTCGCTCAAGGTCAAGAACCTGGAAAATACATTCACGTGCCCAAATCTGGAGTCGAATCAGCAGAGGCAAAAATAAAGGACTTCTACAAGCCCGACGAACTTAAATACCACGGTCACAAAGAGCAAAGAGGTGTTGTCAGTTTGAATTTCTTCG ATGAGAAGAAAATGATTGAACCTGCTGGAGTAATCGCTACAAGTGACACTGCAGAAAATAGAGACTGTGGTGGAATTTGGAAGATACCGCGCCACTGCAATCCAGATAATTACACCTGTGAATATTCAGCAAAATGGGAACTTATTCCAAGGAAAGATACAATCAGGTTCACTATAACGACTAAACATATTGATACTTGGACCGGAATTGGTTTTTCGCATAACGAGAAAATG TCACAAACTGATGCTATATTGGGCTGGGTAGATAAAGCTGGTCGACCGTTCCTAATGGATACGTGGATCAACGGTTACTCTCTCCCACTTCTAGATGCTTCCCAGAACATATTTAACACCTCGGGAAAAATAGTAAATGGAGTAACAACACTATCATTTGCCAGAAAGAGGATATCTGATGATCCGAAAGATCTTTCATTTGCCGATGATACTTGTCTCTTTATGATGTTCCCAACCAGAGGCGGAGCATTTAATAGTGTAAATAAGAAAATACGAAAACACGAGGTTACTCCAACGGTCTCCACGGAAAAGATATGTATCAGATCTTGTGGAAATG ATGATAGTTTGGATGAATACTTAACGACAACTGAAGTTCCACTTCTTGACCACAGCATGAATGTCAAATTAATAGAACAAGACGAGAACTTTGAAATTCCGAAAGTTGTAACGATTCAATATGAAGAATTGCCCAATTCCATtccaataacaaaaattaaag ATGATAGTTTCGACGAATACCTAACGACAACTGAAGCTCCAGGTCTTGGCTACAGCATGAAAGTCAAATTGGTAGAACTAGGCGAGAACTTTGAAATCCCCAAACAAGGAACGATTCAATACGAAGATTTATCCAATTCCATCGAAGAGAGTTTCAAGCCAGTATTTAATAGATTGCCTGGGTATAGAAGACTACACATTGAACAAATTAATAG tgATCAAAATAACCTGGTTGCAACAATAAATCTCCAGTTGAAAAAACCATCAGCCGAAGAAGGAAGATTTCTAACTGAAGATACTTCAGAAATTGACGAGAAGGTGCACAAGCTTTTACAAGAAAGCGTCGGTTCAGGAAGAGTAGGAAACTTGAAACTCGATCCCCAATTTCTCGTTTTTGAACCACAAAGCA TAACCACAAACCTCATAACAGACGCTTCACCATCTTCGGACAACTTCTTCAACTTGACTGAAGCCAAACTGTACATCGTGTTGGGCTGTATAGCTGCCTTGGTTATAGTTGCTATTGTTCAAGCTGGTTGCACGATCTACAAGGCCAGGAGTCGTTCATCGGCCAATCACAAG